A portion of the Rhodococcus pseudokoreensis genome contains these proteins:
- a CDS encoding SDR family NAD(P)-dependent oxidoreductase: MKLQDKVAVITGGGSGLGRQGAQLFASEGAKVAVVDIDGDRAEQTAKLVEQQGGTAIAITADVSDEAAVYRSVETTVEQFGKLDIMWANAGVVSRGGVPSVAGGEQVEFQDLTDADWQHVLGVNLSGVVYSCKAAVPAMRANGGGTILATSSAASFAAYHSIAMYSATKAGVNGLVRGLSLDLGRYGIRVNALAPTHGMSPNFLMGPGTPVIGQSYEETAGPWDPGVSPIPLKLQRPPSLVDNAKVALFLVSDDSAYISGLTLPATDGGTLSRVAMMFEEDTPTPTLPVD, translated from the coding sequence ATGAAACTTCAGGACAAAGTCGCTGTCATCACCGGAGGTGGATCCGGGCTCGGACGCCAGGGTGCGCAGTTGTTCGCATCGGAAGGTGCGAAGGTGGCGGTCGTCGACATCGACGGCGACCGGGCCGAGCAGACTGCGAAACTTGTTGAGCAGCAAGGTGGAACGGCGATCGCCATCACCGCCGACGTGAGTGACGAGGCGGCCGTCTACCGCAGCGTCGAGACCACCGTCGAGCAGTTCGGCAAGCTCGACATCATGTGGGCCAACGCCGGTGTCGTCTCCCGCGGCGGTGTCCCGTCCGTGGCCGGCGGCGAACAGGTGGAGTTCCAGGACCTCACGGATGCCGACTGGCAGCACGTTCTCGGGGTCAACCTCAGCGGTGTCGTGTACTCCTGTAAGGCTGCGGTGCCTGCGATGCGGGCCAACGGCGGCGGCACCATCCTGGCGACGTCGTCCGCGGCTTCGTTCGCCGCCTATCACAGCATCGCGATGTACTCGGCGACGAAAGCCGGTGTCAACGGCCTGGTTCGCGGCCTCAGTCTGGATCTCGGACGCTACGGCATCCGCGTCAATGCCCTCGCCCCCACGCACGGGATGTCGCCGAACTTCCTGATGGGCCCGGGCACCCCGGTGATCGGCCAGTCCTACGAGGAGACCGCGGGCCCGTGGGATCCGGGCGTCTCGCCGATTCCGCTCAAGCTCCAGCGTCCGCCGTCGCTCGTGGACAACGCGAAGGTCGCACTCTTCCTCGTGTCGGACGACTCCGCATACATTTCCGGTCTGACGCTGCCCGCGACGGACGGCGGCACGCTGTCACGTGTCGCGATGATGTTCGAAGAGGACACGCCGACTCCGACGCTTCCCGTCGACTGA
- a CDS encoding ferredoxin, whose amino-acid sequence MTIHAQNRAPSLKVDRSACAGHGLCYGAEPEIVDSDDQGYPVVVAEPVPEELRDQLGALVEMCPERALSVELPNSEG is encoded by the coding sequence ATGACCATTCATGCGCAGAACCGTGCGCCGTCGTTGAAGGTCGACCGATCCGCCTGTGCGGGCCACGGCCTCTGCTACGGCGCGGAACCCGAGATAGTCGACAGTGACGACCAGGGCTACCCCGTCGTCGTTGCCGAACCGGTTCCCGAGGAACTACGAGACCAACTGGGTGCCCTCGTCGAGATGTGCCCCGAACGCGCGCTGAGCGTCGAACTCCCGAATTCGGAAGGCTGA
- a CDS encoding cytochrome P450 has translation MTTTQLPENLIVDFDVYDQTLAMPEDVFQERAAALRAIGPVVYSKAHGGHWIVTRYEEIHQVLRDPETFSSYPNNLVNAGQGKFIPIELDPPEHTFYRQALQPLFSPKRMKELEPQIRDVINELIDDFVSRGEAEFISEFAHELPTRVFLALMGWPLEDAEMFTKTTDVALQGIPGGTEEESAKAREDAANQIFGYFGAIVAGVRSGENTSDSLTAQIINTPIEMEDGVRLLTDEELYRMFFLLLIAGLHTVQGSLAWGIIHLANNPGQRQEIVDDPDTIPAAVEEILRIEAAVIAGRRATRDVEIGGVTIAEGEQLIVLLCSANRDGGEFEDPDELKIDRSPNRHLSFGAGPHRCIGSHLARIELKLAMEEIHKRLPDYRLVPEDPPILHATQVRGCIRLPITFTPSA, from the coding sequence GTGACGACAACCCAACTACCCGAGAACCTCATCGTGGACTTCGACGTCTACGACCAGACCTTGGCGATGCCGGAGGACGTGTTCCAGGAACGCGCGGCGGCGCTGCGGGCCATCGGCCCCGTCGTGTACTCGAAGGCGCACGGCGGCCATTGGATCGTGACGCGCTACGAGGAGATCCACCAGGTCCTGCGTGATCCGGAGACCTTCTCCAGCTACCCGAACAACCTCGTGAACGCGGGCCAGGGGAAGTTCATCCCGATCGAGCTGGACCCGCCGGAGCACACGTTCTACCGGCAGGCGCTGCAACCGCTGTTCAGTCCCAAGCGGATGAAGGAACTCGAGCCCCAGATCCGGGACGTCATCAACGAGCTCATCGACGACTTCGTGTCACGCGGCGAAGCCGAGTTCATCTCGGAGTTCGCCCACGAGCTGCCGACGCGGGTGTTCCTGGCGCTGATGGGCTGGCCGCTCGAAGACGCCGAGATGTTCACCAAGACGACGGACGTTGCACTGCAGGGCATTCCCGGTGGAACGGAAGAAGAGTCCGCCAAGGCGCGCGAGGATGCGGCCAACCAGATCTTCGGCTACTTCGGTGCCATCGTCGCCGGAGTGCGTTCCGGTGAGAACACCTCGGACAGTCTGACGGCGCAGATCATCAACACCCCGATCGAGATGGAGGACGGGGTACGGCTGCTCACCGACGAAGAGCTGTACCGCATGTTCTTCCTCCTGCTCATCGCGGGCCTCCACACCGTCCAGGGTTCACTGGCGTGGGGGATCATCCACCTGGCGAACAATCCCGGGCAGCGGCAGGAGATCGTGGACGATCCCGACACCATCCCGGCGGCTGTCGAGGAGATTCTGCGGATCGAGGCCGCCGTGATCGCGGGCCGGCGAGCGACCCGCGACGTCGAGATCGGCGGCGTGACCATCGCGGAGGGGGAGCAGCTCATCGTGCTGCTCTGCTCGGCGAATCGCGACGGCGGCGAGTTCGAGGACCCGGACGAGCTGAAGATCGATCGCTCGCCCAACCGTCACCTCTCTTTCGGGGCCGGTCCTCATCGGTGCATCGGGTCTCACCTGGCACGCATCGAGCTCAAGCTGGCCATGGAGGAGATTCACAAGCGGCTGCCGGATTACCGACTCGTTCCGGAGGATCCGCCGATCCTGCATGCCACCCAGGTACGCGGCTGCATCCGGCTCCCGATCACCTTCACCCCCTCGGCCTGA
- a CDS encoding TetR/AcrR family transcriptional regulator, producing the protein MARRKTAGVLSQDADVARSQILVAAQTMILRFGIAKTTMEDIAKEAGVSRPTVYRYFQDRETLTTELIRWRSRQTLERGRKFLMECATFEDRLIEGLIYLVYDGINDPIVRILVSPEHVGGDSWLETIPLATSLTTELWGPIFDDAKAGGEMRADIDTGEACSWITLVQLMLAPRLDNSDPADPSHRQMMKQFVLPAFLP; encoded by the coding sequence ATGGCAAGAAGGAAGACCGCCGGTGTGCTGAGCCAGGACGCCGATGTCGCACGGTCTCAGATACTCGTGGCCGCCCAGACGATGATTCTTCGTTTCGGGATCGCGAAGACCACCATGGAGGACATTGCCAAGGAGGCGGGAGTCTCGCGCCCGACCGTCTACCGGTACTTCCAGGACCGCGAGACGCTCACCACCGAGCTGATCAGGTGGCGATCGCGTCAGACGCTCGAACGTGGCCGCAAGTTCCTGATGGAATGTGCGACGTTCGAGGACAGGCTGATCGAAGGCCTCATCTACCTGGTCTACGACGGGATCAACGATCCGATCGTGCGCATCCTCGTCAGCCCCGAACACGTCGGCGGGGATTCGTGGCTCGAGACGATCCCCCTCGCAACGAGTCTGACCACTGAACTGTGGGGGCCGATCTTCGACGACGCCAAGGCCGGCGGCGAGATGAGGGCGGATATCGACACCGGCGAGGCGTGCTCCTGGATCACCCTCGTGCAATTGATGCTCGCACCGCGACTGGACAATTCGGATCCGGCCGATCCCTCGC